In a single window of the Streptomyces sp. NBC_00094 genome:
- a CDS encoding ATP-binding protein: MSIWWSLHLRREAASVPLARRLLLGTMETAGVDPDVSYELSIALTEACANAVEHGGGGEVGGTGRAAYRVTAYLDGETCRIEVADSGPGFPGVAAALPGAETASAPMAPSDDAEHGRGLRLIEELADHVQFGNRSGRGGAVVSFDKILKWKDGPSLLMA; the protein is encoded by the coding sequence ATGAGCATCTGGTGGTCACTGCATCTGCGGCGCGAGGCTGCGAGCGTGCCGCTGGCCCGCCGGCTGCTGCTGGGAACGATGGAGACGGCGGGCGTCGATCCCGACGTGTCCTACGAGCTGTCGATCGCGCTGACCGAGGCCTGTGCGAACGCGGTCGAGCACGGCGGTGGCGGCGAGGTCGGCGGGACGGGCAGGGCGGCGTACCGGGTGACGGCGTACCTGGACGGCGAGACCTGCCGTATCGAGGTCGCGGACTCGGGTCCCGGCTTCCCCGGCGTGGCCGCCGCGCTCCCCGGTGCCGAGACGGCGTCGGCGCCGATGGCCCCCTCGGACGACGCCGAGCACGGCCGGGGGCTGCGCCTGATCGAGGAGCTCGCCGACCACGTCCAGTTCGGCAACCGGTCGGGCCGGGGCGGCGCGGTCGTCAGCTTCGACAAGATCCTGAAGTGGAAGGACGGCCCGTCCCTGCTGATGGCCTGA
- a CDS encoding rhomboid-like protein has protein sequence MRSWVRSSPGTHVWLLVIALTSLVIALAPDGLETYLLHRNSSNLYQLAHHPMRALLGSAFWIENPADLVLYAVLFELFHAPVERWLGTPTWLFTVATAHIAATLVSQQVVLLAIRTHDVPRSMAHVVDIGVSYGLAASVGILTYRLPRPWRWFYLAGAVAFFLVPLVTGRTYTDLGHAISLAIGLACYPLTRGKPVAPEQPPVAH, from the coding sequence ATCAGGTCGTGGGTGCGTTCGTCACCCGGTACGCATGTCTGGCTGCTGGTCATCGCGCTCACGAGCCTCGTCATCGCGCTCGCCCCGGACGGCCTGGAGACGTATCTCCTCCACCGCAACAGCAGCAACCTCTACCAACTCGCGCACCACCCGATGCGGGCCCTGCTCGGCAGCGCGTTCTGGATCGAGAACCCGGCCGACCTGGTCCTCTACGCGGTCCTCTTCGAGCTCTTCCACGCTCCCGTCGAGCGGTGGCTCGGCACCCCCACGTGGCTCTTCACCGTCGCCACGGCGCACATCGCGGCGACCCTCGTCAGTCAGCAGGTCGTCCTGCTGGCCATTCGGACCCACGACGTGCCGCGCAGCATGGCGCACGTCGTCGACATCGGGGTCAGCTACGGGCTCGCCGCCTCGGTGGGCATCCTGACCTACCGACTGCCCCGCCCCTGGCGCTGGTTCTACCTCGCGGGGGCGGTCGCGTTCTTCCTCGTACCGCTCGTCACGGGACGTACGTACACCGACCTCGGGCACGCGATCTCGCTGGCCATCGGCCTGGCCTGCTACCCGCTGACCCGCGGAAAACCAGTCGCCCCCGAACAGCCTCCCGTCGCACACTAG
- the efeB gene encoding iron uptake transporter deferrochelatase/peroxidase subunit: MTDIDTNEPSEPRGTVAVSRRRLLGTVGAAGAAGLVIGAAGGAGISGAVSGDGGTTGAGAGGSQALTSVGATEVMFHGKHQAGITTPLQSRGHLIAFDLAPGAGRKEAAALLRRWSATAKVLMAGKAPAEDTGIALDAGPSSLTVTFGFGRTFFDRTGLAARRPAALDPLPAFSSDALDPRRSEGDLWVQIGADDALVAFHALRAVQKDAGDAARVRWQMNGFNRSAGATSEPMTARNLMGQVDGTGNPKPTEPDFDRRIFVPAGATGAGEWMAGGSYAVVRRIRMLLDDWEKLPLDRQEKVIGRRKSDGAPLTGGGETTELDLNKIGPDGTTVIPDNAHSRISAPEQNGGAAMLRRPFSFHDGIGTDGTPDAGLLFVCWQADPLRGFVPVQRKLDRGDALSTFIRHESSGLFAVPGGPAEGEYVGQRLLEA, from the coding sequence GTGACCGACATCGACACCAACGAACCCAGCGAACCCCGCGGCACCGTGGCCGTCTCCCGGCGGCGCCTCCTCGGCACCGTGGGCGCGGCGGGCGCGGCCGGACTCGTCATCGGCGCGGCCGGCGGCGCCGGGATCTCCGGGGCGGTCTCGGGCGACGGCGGCACCACCGGCGCCGGTGCGGGCGGCTCGCAGGCACTGACCTCCGTCGGCGCGACCGAGGTGATGTTTCACGGGAAACATCAAGCCGGCATCACCACCCCCCTCCAGTCCCGGGGTCATCTGATCGCCTTCGACCTCGCTCCGGGTGCCGGGCGCAAGGAGGCCGCCGCCCTGCTGCGCCGCTGGTCGGCGACGGCGAAGGTACTGATGGCGGGGAAGGCCCCGGCCGAGGACACCGGGATCGCGCTCGACGCCGGACCGTCCTCCCTCACGGTCACCTTCGGTTTCGGCCGGACCTTCTTCGACCGCACGGGACTGGCAGCGCGCCGCCCCGCCGCACTCGACCCGCTGCCCGCCTTCTCCTCCGACGCCCTCGACCCCCGGCGCTCCGAGGGCGATCTGTGGGTGCAGATCGGTGCCGACGACGCCCTCGTCGCCTTCCACGCGCTGCGGGCCGTCCAGAAGGACGCGGGCGACGCGGCCCGGGTCCGCTGGCAGATGAACGGCTTCAACCGCTCGGCCGGTGCCACCTCCGAGCCGATGACCGCGCGCAACCTGATGGGCCAGGTCGACGGCACGGGCAACCCGAAGCCCACGGAACCCGACTTCGACCGGCGGATCTTCGTCCCGGCCGGGGCCACCGGCGCCGGGGAGTGGATGGCCGGCGGTTCGTACGCGGTGGTGCGGCGGATCCGGATGCTGCTCGACGACTGGGAGAAGCTGCCGCTGGACCGGCAGGAGAAGGTGATCGGCCGCCGGAAGTCCGACGGCGCCCCGCTCACGGGCGGTGGCGAGACGACCGAGCTCGACCTGAACAAGATCGGGCCGGACGGGACGACGGTGATCCCGGACAACGCCCACTCACGGATCTCCGCCCCCGAACAGAACGGCGGGGCCGCGATGCTGCGCAGGCCCTTCTCCTTCCACGACGGGATCGGTACGGACGGGACGCCGGACGCGGGGCTCCTCTTCGTCTGCTGGCAGGCCGATCCGCTCCGGGGCTTCGTCCCGGTGCAGCGCAAGCTCGACCGGGGCGACGCGCTGTCCACGTTCATCCGCCACGAGTCGAGCGGCCTCTTCGCGGTCCCCGGCGGCCCGGCCGAGGGCGAGTACGTGGGCCAGCGGCTCCTGGAGGCATGA
- a CDS encoding copper chaperone PCu(A)C has product MNRRTTALTAAVALAASLVLTGCSSDSDKPELKVSGAFMPQPVMDMAGGFLTITNDGGTADKLTSVTSPISDDVTIHETKNQKMQQVESFDIPANGELKLARGGNHIMFMELKKKPKQGEKVSIELHFEKSDPITVDVPVEAAGHNPQQH; this is encoded by the coding sequence GTGAACCGCCGCACCACCGCCCTGACCGCCGCCGTGGCGCTCGCCGCCTCGCTCGTGCTGACCGGGTGTTCGTCCGACAGTGACAAGCCCGAGCTGAAGGTCAGCGGCGCGTTCATGCCCCAGCCGGTGATGGACATGGCCGGCGGATTCCTGACGATCACCAACGACGGCGGCACGGCGGACAAGCTCACCTCCGTCACCAGCCCGATCTCGGACGACGTCACGATCCACGAGACGAAGAACCAGAAGATGCAGCAGGTGGAGTCCTTCGACATCCCCGCGAACGGGGAGCTGAAGCTCGCACGTGGTGGCAACCACATCATGTTCATGGAGCTGAAGAAGAAGCCCAAGCAGGGCGAGAAGGTCAGCATCGAGCTCCACTTCGAGAAGTCCGACCCCATCACGGTCGACGTTCCCGTCGAGGCCGCCGGCCACAACCCGCAGCAGCACTGA
- the pheA gene encoding prephenate dehydratase — protein MSATRYTYLGPEGTFTEAALRTLPEAATRELVPMVSVPAALDAVRNGEAAAALVPIENSVEGGVTATLDELASGEPLMIYREVLLPIAFALLVRPGTKLSEIKTVTGHPVAQPQVRNWLRAHLPDAVWESAASNADGARLVQEGRFDAAFAGEFAAVTYGLEPLVTEIHDAENAETRFVLVGRPARPAAPTGADKTSVVLWLGDDHPGALLELLQEFAVRGVNLMLIQSRPTGAGIGNYCFAVDAEGHISDRRVGEALMGLKRICPNVRFLGSYPRAGVAVEDVRALRRGTSDGEFTAASDWLARVQDGRA, from the coding sequence ATGTCCGCCACCCGGTACACGTATCTCGGCCCCGAGGGCACCTTCACGGAGGCCGCGCTGCGCACGCTGCCCGAGGCCGCGACCCGGGAGCTCGTCCCGATGGTCTCGGTCCCGGCCGCGCTCGACGCCGTACGGAACGGGGAGGCCGCCGCCGCGCTCGTACCGATCGAGAACTCGGTCGAGGGCGGGGTGACGGCGACGCTGGACGAGCTGGCCTCCGGCGAGCCGCTGATGATCTACCGCGAGGTGCTGCTGCCGATCGCCTTCGCGCTGCTCGTCCGGCCCGGGACCAAGCTCTCCGAGATCAAGACGGTCACGGGCCACCCGGTCGCCCAACCGCAGGTCAGGAACTGGCTGCGGGCGCATCTGCCCGACGCGGTGTGGGAGTCGGCCGCGTCCAACGCGGACGGGGCGCGGCTGGTCCAGGAGGGCCGGTTCGACGCCGCCTTCGCGGGCGAGTTCGCGGCGGTGACGTACGGCCTGGAGCCGCTGGTCACCGAGATCCACGACGCGGAGAACGCCGAGACCCGGTTCGTGCTCGTGGGTCGGCCGGCCCGTCCGGCGGCTCCGACCGGCGCGGACAAGACCTCGGTGGTGCTGTGGCTGGGTGACGATCATCCGGGTGCCCTCCTCGAACTGCTTCAGGAGTTCGCGGTGCGCGGGGTGAACCTGATGCTGATCCAGTCCCGTCCCACGGGAGCGGGGATCGGGAACTACTGCTTCGCCGTGGACGCCGAGGGCCATATCTCGGACCGCCGGGTGGGCGAGGCGCTGATGGGACTCAAGCGGATCTGCCCCAACGTGCGCTTCCTCGGCTCGTACCCGAGGGCGGGCGTCGCGGTCGAGGACGTGCGGGCGCTGCGGCGCGGGACTTCGGACGGGGAGTTCACGGCGGCCTCCGACTGGCTGGCGAGGGTCCAGGACGGTCGGGCCTGA
- a CDS encoding copper resistance protein CopC, whose amino-acid sequence MTTTAPRLGTAVARLLILAAALLGTLLAGAAPASAHAALTGSDPKDGAVVATAPREVNLTFSEQVAMGADSIRVLDPAGRRADTGEIRDLCSASVVRYGVGLRAGLPDGTYTVAWQTVSADSHPIAGAFTFSIGAPSATSVALPEQNAGGGLVGVLYGIARYLSYAAFAVLVGGGAFVLACWPRGALVRPVQRTVVRGWLTLTVATLVMLLLRNPYTGSGELSDAFDLAGLKSVLETKTGAALTSRLLLLGAAALFVAVLFGAYARRTDPKEKKDLAFGLGLGGTVVAAGIAGTWALAEHASTGIQPGIAMPVDILHLLAVAAWLGGLTVLLVALYRAPSVERSAVERFSKVAFGSVVVLAATGLYQSWRQVGSWSALTGTRYGQLLLVKIGLMAVLLGIAWVSRRWIRRLADPAPVEETEGTEEMGELAEEVEPAEAGEPAEAGALVGAEPALGPDVGSALDTDPDVTPGVDPARAAQLARQRAAVATARRKRERDADPERAGLRRSVLTEAAVAVVLLAVTTVLTSTEPGRTEEEAGRTGSAAGSAAVPDRPVDIRLPFDTGGVDGKGVVRLSLDPGRTGANALHLFVERPNGKPLDVPEVKVAFTLEAKDVGPLPVAPDRIQTGHWSASGVQIPMPGEWTIQVTVRTSDIDQTTIDKNVKIG is encoded by the coding sequence ATGACAACCACCGCCCCGCGCCTCGGTACCGCCGTGGCACGGCTGCTGATCCTCGCGGCCGCGCTGCTCGGCACGCTGCTCGCCGGCGCCGCGCCCGCCTCCGCGCACGCGGCGCTCACCGGAAGCGACCCGAAGGACGGGGCGGTGGTCGCCACCGCTCCCCGGGAGGTCAACCTGACCTTCTCCGAGCAGGTCGCCATGGGCGCCGACTCGATCCGGGTCCTCGACCCGGCCGGCCGGCGGGCCGACACCGGCGAGATACGCGACCTGTGCAGCGCTTCCGTCGTCCGGTACGGAGTCGGGCTCCGCGCCGGGCTCCCGGACGGCACGTACACCGTGGCCTGGCAGACCGTCTCCGCCGACAGCCACCCGATCGCCGGCGCCTTCACCTTCTCCATCGGCGCCCCCTCCGCCACCTCCGTCGCCCTGCCCGAGCAGAACGCCGGGGGCGGGCTCGTCGGCGTCCTCTACGGCATCGCGCGCTACCTCTCGTACGCCGCCTTCGCCGTTCTCGTCGGCGGCGGCGCCTTCGTCCTGGCCTGCTGGCCTCGCGGTGCGCTCGTCCGCCCCGTCCAGCGGACCGTGGTCCGCGGCTGGCTGACCCTCACGGTCGCCACGCTGGTCATGCTCCTGCTGCGCAACCCGTACACCGGCTCCGGCGAGCTCTCCGACGCCTTCGACCTGGCGGGCCTGAAGTCCGTCCTGGAGACGAAGACCGGGGCCGCGCTCACCTCCCGGCTGCTGCTGCTCGGCGCCGCCGCGCTCTTCGTCGCCGTCCTCTTCGGCGCCTACGCCCGGCGGACGGACCCGAAGGAGAAGAAGGACCTCGCCTTCGGACTCGGCCTCGGCGGCACCGTCGTCGCCGCCGGGATCGCCGGCACCTGGGCACTGGCGGAGCATGCCTCGACCGGCATCCAGCCCGGCATCGCCATGCCCGTCGACATCCTGCACCTGCTGGCCGTCGCCGCCTGGCTCGGCGGCCTCACGGTGCTGCTCGTCGCCCTCTACCGAGCGCCCTCCGTCGAACGCTCTGCCGTCGAGCGCTTCTCGAAGGTCGCCTTCGGCTCCGTCGTCGTCCTCGCGGCCACCGGGCTCTACCAGTCCTGGCGCCAGGTCGGCTCCTGGTCCGCGCTGACCGGCACCCGCTACGGGCAGCTGCTGCTCGTCAAGATCGGCCTGATGGCCGTGCTCCTCGGCATCGCCTGGGTCTCGCGCCGCTGGATCCGACGCCTCGCCGACCCGGCTCCCGTCGAGGAGACGGAAGGGACGGAAGAGATGGGGGAGCTCGCGGAGGAGGTGGAGCCCGCGGAGGCGGGGGAGCCCGCGGAGGCCGGGGCCCTCGTGGGCGCCGAGCCCGCGCTCGGCCCCGACGTCGGCTCCGCGCTCGACACCGACCCCGACGTGACCCCCGGCGTCGACCCCGCGCGCGCCGCCCAGCTCGCCCGGCAGCGGGCCGCCGTCGCCACCGCCCGGCGCAAGCGGGAGCGTGACGCCGACCCCGAGCGGGCCGGGCTGCGCCGGTCGGTGCTGACCGAGGCCGCCGTCGCCGTCGTCCTCCTCGCCGTGACCACCGTCCTCACCTCCACCGAGCCCGGTCGCACCGAGGAGGAGGCCGGCCGGACCGGCTCCGCCGCCGGCTCGGCCGCCGTGCCCGACCGTCCCGTCGACATCCGGCTGCCCTTCGACACCGGCGGCGTCGACGGCAAGGGCGTCGTCCGGCTGAGCCTCGACCCCGGCCGCACCGGCGCCAACGCGCTCCACCTCTTCGTCGAGCGCCCCAACGGCAAACCGCTGGACGTCCCCGAGGTCAAGGTCGCCTTCACCCTGGAGGCCAAGGACGTCGGCCCGCTGCCCGTCGCCCCCGACCGCATCCAGACCGGACACTGGAGCGCGAGCGGCGTCCAGATCCCGATGCCCGGGGAGTGGACGATCCAGGTGACCGTCCGCACCTCCGACATCGACCAGACCACCATCGACAAGAACGTGAAGATCGGCTGA
- a CDS encoding YcnI family protein: MNVSRRTSSRAAATRVALAGGIALSSVVLLSGTAFAHVSVQPEGEAAKGGYATVNIKVPNERDNASTVKLEVNFPLDHPLASVMPQPVPGWKAEVTKSKLSKPLELHGKKINEAVSKVTWTADGSKIGPGQFQQFPLSLGQLPEDVDQLVLKAIQTYDNKEVVRWIEEPKDGADEPQNPAPVLKLSAASGDHHGGGAAPSASASAGPDAKAGHDGKTGHDDKTGAHEEKTVTASSSSTDTTARILGVVGILVGIAGVAFGVLAGRRRSA; the protein is encoded by the coding sequence ATGAACGTTTCCCGTCGCACCTCCTCGCGCGCCGCCGCCACCCGTGTCGCCCTCGCCGGCGGCATCGCCCTCTCCTCCGTCGTGCTGCTGTCCGGCACGGCCTTCGCGCACGTCAGCGTGCAGCCGGAGGGCGAGGCCGCCAAGGGCGGCTACGCGACCGTCAACATCAAGGTCCCGAACGAGCGCGACAACGCCTCCACCGTGAAGCTGGAGGTCAACTTCCCGCTCGACCACCCGCTGGCCTCCGTCATGCCGCAGCCCGTCCCCGGCTGGAAGGCCGAGGTGACGAAGAGCAAGCTCAGCAAGCCGCTGGAGCTGCACGGCAAGAAGATCAACGAGGCCGTCTCCAAGGTCACCTGGACCGCCGACGGCTCGAAGATCGGCCCCGGCCAGTTCCAGCAGTTCCCGCTCTCCCTCGGCCAGCTGCCCGAGGACGTGGACCAGCTCGTGCTCAAGGCCATCCAGACGTACGACAACAAGGAGGTCGTGCGCTGGATCGAGGAGCCCAAGGACGGCGCGGACGAGCCGCAGAACCCGGCGCCCGTCCTGAAGCTCTCCGCCGCGTCCGGTGACCACCACGGCGGCGGCGCGGCTCCCTCGGCCTCCGCCTCGGCCGGTCCGGATGCGAAGGCCGGACACGACGGCAAGACCGGGCACGACGACAAGACCGGCGCCCACGAGGAGAAGACGGTCACCGCCTCCTCGTCCTCCACCGACACCACGGCCCGGATCCTCGGCGTCGTCGGCATCCTCGTCGGCATCGCCGGCGTCGCCTTCGGCGTCCTCGCCGGCCGCCGCCGCTCGGCCTGA
- a CDS encoding HAD family hydrolase, translating to MSPFPYRLVATDLDGTLLRADESVSARTRDALAAVTEAGAAHIVVTGRAVPWTRHILDDLGYEGIAVCGQGAQVYHAGEHRLLTSLTLDRQLAGLALSKIEAEVGPLALAASRDGLEGEVLMGPGYRAQEGPLPYVPYEDPAELWAAPLTKLYLQHPTLSDDELTRIARETVGGLVDVVMAGPGIVEILPLGLSKATGLSLAARRLGVKAAETIAFGDMPNDIPMFAWAAHGVAMGNAHEELRSVANEVTSSNEDDGIAVVLERLLSA from the coding sequence GTGAGCCCCTTCCCCTACCGCCTGGTGGCGACGGACCTCGACGGCACGCTGCTGCGCGCCGACGAGTCCGTCTCCGCCCGCACGCGGGACGCGCTCGCCGCCGTGACCGAGGCGGGCGCCGCGCACATCGTCGTCACCGGCCGGGCGGTGCCCTGGACCCGGCACATCCTCGACGACCTCGGCTACGAGGGGATCGCGGTGTGCGGGCAGGGCGCGCAGGTCTACCACGCCGGTGAGCACCGGCTGCTGACCTCGCTCACCCTGGACCGGCAGCTCGCGGGGCTCGCCCTCTCCAAGATCGAGGCGGAGGTCGGCCCGCTCGCGCTGGCCGCCAGCCGCGACGGCCTGGAGGGCGAGGTCCTGATGGGCCCCGGCTACCGGGCCCAGGAGGGTCCCCTGCCGTACGTGCCGTACGAGGACCCGGCGGAGCTGTGGGCGGCCCCGCTGACCAAGCTCTACCTCCAGCACCCGACGCTGAGCGACGACGAGTTGACGCGGATCGCCCGTGAGACGGTCGGCGGGCTCGTGGACGTCGTCATGGCGGGTCCGGGGATCGTGGAGATCCTGCCGCTCGGCCTGAGCAAGGCGACGGGCCTGTCCCTGGCCGCGCGCCGGCTGGGCGTGAAGGCCGCGGAGACGATCGCCTTCGGCGACATGCCGAACGACATCCCGATGTTCGCCTGGGCCGCGCACGGTGTGGCGATGGGCAACGCGCACGAGGAACTGCGGTCGGTGGCGAACGAGGTGACCTCGTCGAACGAGGACGACGGCATCGCTGTCGTACTGGAGCGCCTGCTGTCGGCCTGA
- the serS gene encoding serine--tRNA ligase, whose amino-acid sequence MIDLRLLREDPDRVRASQRARGEDVALVDALLSADERRRSSGVRFDELRSEQKALGKLIPRATPEERAELLQKAEQLKTDVKAAEAEQNEADETAKQLLLQLGNIVHTDVPVGGEEDFVVLETHGTIRDFAAEGFEPKDHLELGEALGAIDVERGAKVSGSRFYYLTGVGALLELALVNAAIAQATEAGFIPMLTPALVRPRAMEGTGFLGQAAENVYHLENDDLYLVGTSEVPLAAYHMDEIIDADKLPLRYAGFSPCFRREAGTYGKDTRGIFRVHQFDKVEMFSYVAPEDAENEHKRLLDWEKQWLTALELPFQVIDVATGDLGSSASRKFDCEAWIPTQGKYRELTSASNCNSFQARRLSVRMRDEQGGKKTVQPLATLNGTLCAVPRTIVAILENHQLPDGSVRVPEILRPYLGGREVLEPIAK is encoded by the coding sequence GTGATTGACCTTCGCCTGCTCCGTGAGGACCCCGACCGTGTTCGCGCCTCCCAGCGCGCCCGTGGAGAGGACGTCGCGCTCGTCGACGCCCTGCTCTCCGCCGATGAGCGGCGCAGGTCGTCCGGCGTCCGCTTCGACGAGCTCCGATCCGAGCAGAAGGCGCTCGGCAAGCTGATCCCCAGGGCCACGCCCGAGGAGCGCGCCGAGCTCCTGCAGAAGGCCGAGCAGCTCAAGACCGACGTCAAGGCCGCCGAGGCCGAGCAGAACGAGGCCGACGAGACGGCCAAGCAGCTCCTGCTCCAGCTCGGGAACATCGTCCACACGGACGTCCCGGTCGGCGGCGAGGAGGACTTCGTCGTCCTGGAGACGCACGGCACCATCCGTGACTTCGCGGCCGAGGGCTTCGAGCCCAAGGACCACCTGGAACTGGGCGAGGCGCTCGGTGCCATCGACGTCGAGCGGGGCGCCAAGGTCTCCGGCTCGCGCTTCTACTACCTGACCGGCGTGGGCGCCCTCCTGGAGCTCGCCCTCGTCAACGCGGCGATCGCCCAGGCCACCGAGGCCGGCTTCATCCCGATGCTGACCCCGGCGCTGGTCCGCCCGCGCGCCATGGAGGGCACCGGCTTCCTCGGCCAGGCCGCGGAGAACGTGTACCACCTGGAGAACGACGACCTCTACCTGGTCGGCACGTCCGAGGTCCCGCTCGCGGCGTACCACATGGACGAGATCATCGACGCCGACAAGCTGCCCCTGCGGTACGCGGGCTTCTCGCCCTGCTTCCGCCGCGAGGCCGGCACGTACGGCAAGGACACCCGCGGCATCTTCCGCGTCCACCAGTTCGACAAGGTCGAGATGTTCTCGTACGTCGCGCCCGAGGACGCGGAGAACGAGCACAAGCGGCTCCTGGACTGGGAGAAGCAGTGGCTGACCGCCCTGGAGCTGCCGTTCCAGGTCATCGACGTCGCCACCGGTGACCTCGGCTCCTCCGCCTCCCGCAAGTTCGACTGCGAGGCGTGGATCCCGACCCAGGGCAAGTACCGCGAGCTCACCTCCGCCTCGAACTGCAACAGCTTCCAGGCCCGCCGGCTCTCCGTCCGCATGCGCGACGAGCAGGGCGGCAAGAAGACGGTGCAGCCGCTGGCCACCCTGAACGGCACGCTGTGCGCCGTACCGCGCACGATCGTGGCGATCCTGGAGAACCACCAGCTGCCCGACGGTTCGGTGCGGGTGCCCGAGATCCTGCGGCCGTACCTGGGCGGGCGCGAGGTCCTGGAGCCGATCGCCAAGTGA
- a CDS encoding SCO family protein: protein MSEEKTSGAGTARPGRRTPLIIAAVAIVAALGITAAVGLGGNDDKTTGAGSGSLAEVSGGSDSTKAATVLDRPFTKPSLVLTDTQGKTYDLRERTKGKPTLVYFGYTHCPDVCPMTMSNIAIAKKQLPKADQDKLQVVFVTTDPERDTPAELGKWLPAAGDPSFTGLTGDFTTIQLGARSMGIGIDPPKKEKNGSVVSMHGAQVIAFSPTTDQGYVLYGEDTTIEEYAADLPKLIKGENP, encoded by the coding sequence ATGTCCGAAGAGAAGACGTCCGGGGCGGGTACGGCCCGTCCCGGGCGGCGCACGCCCCTGATCATCGCGGCCGTCGCGATCGTCGCCGCGCTCGGCATCACCGCGGCCGTCGGCCTCGGCGGCAACGACGACAAGACCACCGGCGCGGGCTCCGGCTCGCTCGCCGAGGTCTCCGGAGGCAGCGACTCCACCAAGGCCGCCACCGTCCTCGACCGGCCGTTCACCAAGCCCTCGCTCGTCCTCACCGACACCCAGGGCAAGACGTACGACCTGCGCGAACGCACCAAGGGCAAGCCGACCCTCGTGTACTTCGGCTACACGCACTGCCCCGACGTCTGCCCCATGACGATGAGCAACATCGCCATCGCCAAGAAGCAGCTCCCCAAGGCCGACCAGGACAAGCTCCAGGTCGTCTTCGTCACCACCGACCCCGAGCGGGACACCCCCGCCGAGCTCGGCAAGTGGCTGCCCGCCGCCGGCGACCCCTCCTTCACCGGTCTCACCGGCGACTTCACCACCATCCAGCTGGGCGCCCGCTCGATGGGCATCGGCATCGACCCGCCGAAGAAGGAGAAGAACGGCTCGGTCGTCTCCATGCACGGCGCTCAGGTGATCGCCTTCTCGCCCACCACCGACCAGGGCTACGTCCTGTACGGCGAGGACACCACCATCGAGGAGTACGCCGCCGACCTGCCGAAGCTCATCAAGGGGGAGAACCCGTGA